A single window of bacterium DNA harbors:
- a CDS encoding energy-coupling factor transporter transmembrane component T: MAFFNDITFGQYFPAASFLHRLDPRSKLAAAFCLTGGLLLTYNLYVLAGMAVLSLLVARSGGIPLPLLMKNLRPFLWLFALTWIIHIFWSDGRVLWVVPLTSLVVTREGLALGGIYVTRLALLILYAALLTLCTSPLELTDALERMTRPLKRWGVPTHELSLMLTLSLRFIPTLLEEAQRIRNAQLSRGARFNGSLRHRIRSLLPLLVPLFVSAFHRADELASAMDARCYTGGEGRTVYTRLHFAWTDYLVMTGSLLFFTLCIWL, from the coding sequence ATGGCCTTTTTCAACGATATCACCTTCGGTCAATATTTTCCCGCAGCCTCCTTTCTCCATCGGCTCGATCCCCGCAGCAAACTCGCCGCGGCTTTTTGCCTGACGGGCGGTCTGCTGTTAACCTATAATTTGTATGTTCTGGCAGGGATGGCGGTTCTCTCTCTCCTCGTAGCGCGAAGCGGCGGGATCCCGCTTCCGTTGCTGATGAAGAACCTCCGCCCTTTCCTCTGGCTTTTTGCCCTGACCTGGATCATCCACATCTTCTGGAGCGACGGCCGGGTGCTGTGGGTTGTGCCCCTGACCAGCCTTGTCGTGACCCGGGAGGGGCTGGCCCTCGGCGGGATTTATGTGACACGCCTGGCGCTGCTGATTCTCTATGCCGCCTTGCTCACCCTCTGCACCTCGCCGCTGGAACTGACGGATGCCCTGGAGCGCATGACGCGGCCGCTGAAACGTTGGGGAGTGCCAACCCACGAGTTGAGTCTGATGTTGACGCTCTCGCTGCGCTTCATACCGACGCTGCTCGAGGAGGCCCAGCGCATTCGTAACGCCCAGCTCTCGCGGGGTGCACGGTTCAACGGATCCCTGCGGCATCGCATCCGAAGTTTACTGCCGCTGCTGGTGCCGCTGTTCGTCTCCGCCTTCCACCGGGCGGATGAACTCGCGTCGGCTATGGATGCCCGCTGCTATACCGGAGGCGAAGGACGGACCGTCTATACCCGCCTCCATTTTGCCTGGACCGACTATCTGGTGATGACCGGATCCCTGCTCTTCTTCACTCTCTGTATCTGGCTTTGA
- a CDS encoding aminopeptidase, producing the protein MNKLEKAAQTVITRALDLRKGESVLIIADEPYLDLAHLLFAAAEKKSNHIHLLQVGRDYLQRNALCGPVERLMLEMNVILALTSTSISHSSSRREACRQGARCITMTAITNDTFARIAEMDFSRIARLSRKLADILTIAKEIEISAPNGTQLRIAAARAKGYADTGEVTQPGAFSNLPAGEASLAPEFAGTSGEVVIDSGMGVQPNDHERTVLHIRDGRVVRIAGGVAANRLRRQLAPYGPESRLIAEFGIGTNESARLSGYPLEDEKVHGTIHVAVGNNLSFGGSNDVPIHLEAIVYQASVAIDGRKILEHGKLVLM; encoded by the coding sequence ATGAACAAACTGGAAAAAGCGGCGCAGACCGTGATCACCCGCGCCCTTGATCTCCGCAAGGGCGAGTCTGTCCTTATCATCGCCGACGAACCCTATCTCGACCTTGCCCACCTCCTCTTCGCAGCTGCCGAAAAGAAGTCCAACCATATCCACCTGCTCCAGGTAGGACGCGACTATCTCCAGCGTAATGCCCTGTGCGGCCCGGTGGAACGGCTAATGCTGGAGATGAATGTCATCCTCGCCCTGACCTCCACCTCGATATCACACAGCTCCAGCCGCCGGGAAGCCTGCCGGCAGGGAGCACGCTGCATCACCATGACGGCCATCACCAACGACACCTTCGCACGCATTGCGGAGATGGATTTTTCCCGCATTGCCAGGCTCAGCCGCAAGCTCGCCGATATCCTGACCATCGCCAAGGAGATCGAGATTTCGGCGCCCAACGGCACGCAACTGCGGATTGCCGCAGCCCGGGCGAAAGGTTATGCCGATACCGGAGAAGTAACGCAGCCCGGGGCTTTTTCCAACCTGCCGGCTGGAGAGGCTTCGCTCGCGCCGGAATTCGCCGGCACCTCCGGCGAGGTGGTCATCGACAGCGGCATGGGGGTACAGCCCAACGATCACGAGCGCACCGTCCTGCACATCCGGGACGGCCGCGTCGTGCGGATCGCCGGCGGTGTAGCGGCCAACCGTCTGCGCCGCCAGTTGGCACCCTACGGGCCGGAGAGCCGTCTGATCGCGGAATTTGGCATCGGTACCAATGAGAGCGCCCGTCTCAGCGGCTATCCCCTCGAGGACGAAAAGGTCCATGGCACGATCCACGTGGCAGTCGGCAACAATCTCTCATTCGGCGGCAGCAATGATGTGCCCATCCACCTGGAAGCCATCGTCTATCAAGCTAGCGTGGCCATCGATGGGCGCAAAATTCTCGAACATGGCAAACTGGTTCTGATGTAG
- the truA gene encoding tRNA pseudouridine(38-40) synthase TruA, with the protein MRNIRLTLEYDGSAFCGWQVQPGQRSVQGELEMALGRLTQSETAVIAAGRTDSGVHALGQVINFHTPSVLPVETFIRGANALLPPDVRVIAGEEATEEFNARHDAISRAYRYRLTTRPRAVGRQYAWFLPLRLDLVAMQQAASALRGVHDFVSFCRSGSELEHHRCQVYSAEWHSEEDEFIFEIRANRFVHNMVRIIVGTCVEIGRGGLAPAVMTEILAARDRCAAGRTAPAHGLFLLQILYPSDIHPLPKERA; encoded by the coding sequence GTGCGTAATATCAGGCTGACATTGGAGTACGACGGCAGCGCGTTTTGCGGCTGGCAGGTCCAGCCCGGGCAGCGTTCGGTGCAGGGAGAACTGGAGATGGCCCTCGGCCGTCTCACCCAGAGTGAAACCGCGGTCATCGCCGCCGGGCGCACCGACAGCGGTGTCCATGCCTTGGGCCAGGTGATCAATTTCCATACGCCGAGCGTGTTGCCGGTCGAAACCTTCATCCGCGGCGCCAACGCCCTGCTTCCCCCCGATGTGCGGGTGATCGCCGGTGAGGAGGCCACGGAGGAATTTAATGCCCGGCATGACGCCATCAGCCGCGCTTACCGTTACCGCCTCACGACCCGGCCGCGCGCTGTCGGGCGTCAATATGCCTGGTTCCTTCCGCTGCGGCTGGATCTCGTCGCGATGCAGCAAGCCGCGTCGGCTTTGCGGGGTGTGCATGATTTTGTTTCTTTCTGTCGGAGCGGTTCGGAACTGGAGCACCATCGGTGCCAGGTTTATAGTGCCGAGTGGCACAGCGAAGAAGACGAGTTCATTTTCGAGATCCGCGCCAACCGCTTCGTTCACAACATGGTGCGGATCATCGTCGGCACCTGCGTCGAGATCGGCCGCGGAGGCCTGGCGCCTGCAGTGATGACCGAGATCCTCGCCGCCCGGGACCGTTGCGCTGCGGGACGCACCGCCCCGGCGCACGGGCTCTTCCTGTTGCAGATTCTCTATCCATCGGATATCCACCCCTTGCCAAAGGAGCGAGCATGA
- a CDS encoding phosphatidate cytidylyltransferase yields MNFKSFGIRTLIALLFGPLIVLAVLQGGLWWLTFVLLVAVLSVYEFYGLARHKESIAYYAPGLVCATALVISLYFFDVRLVLPIILLYLVWVQFAALYRGSGSTLLDTSVSAFAALYYPLAFGSFILIRELPASRFGLDSSPAGGWILVLILSIWVCDTAAYIGGSYLGRHKLMPRISPNKSIEGSLLGFLFALLTAWLCHHWFIRGLQLHDSLVIGAIGGSLGQFGDLFESMFKRDAGVKDSSRLIPGHGGILDRFDSLTITAPVVYLYLYLRFFAY; encoded by the coding sequence TTGAATTTTAAATCCTTTGGCATTCGCACCTTGATTGCCTTGCTCTTCGGTCCGCTCATTGTTCTGGCCGTTTTGCAGGGAGGACTCTGGTGGCTGACCTTTGTCCTGCTCGTCGCCGTCCTCTCGGTCTATGAATTCTATGGCCTCGCCCGCCATAAAGAAAGTATAGCTTACTATGCGCCGGGACTGGTCTGCGCTACCGCCCTGGTTATCTCCCTCTACTTCTTCGATGTGCGACTCGTTTTGCCGATCATCCTGCTTTATCTGGTCTGGGTGCAATTCGCGGCCCTTTATCGCGGCAGCGGCTCCACCCTCCTCGATACCTCGGTCAGCGCCTTTGCCGCTCTGTATTATCCGCTCGCATTCGGCAGCTTCATCCTTATTCGTGAACTTCCTGCATCGCGCTTCGGCCTCGACAGCTCCCCTGCCGGCGGCTGGATCCTGGTCCTGATTTTGAGTATATGGGTGTGCGATACCGCCGCCTACATCGGTGGATCCTATCTAGGCCGGCATAAGCTGATGCCGCGTATCAGCCCGAACAAGTCGATCGAAGGGTCGCTCCTGGGTTTCCTCTTTGCCTTGCTCACCGCCTGGCTTTGCCATCACTGGTTCATCCGGGGCCTGCAGCTGCATGATTCCCTGGTGATTGGCGCGATCGGCGGCAGCCTGGGGCAGTTCGGCGATCTCTTTGAGTCCATGTTCAAACGCGATGCCGGAGTCAAGGATTCTTCACGTCTCATACCGGGGCACGGGGGGATCCTGGACCGGTTCGACAGCCTGACCATCACGGCGCCGGTGGTCTATCTTTATCTTTACCTGCGATTTTTTGCGTACTAG
- a CDS encoding M55 family metallopeptidase, whose product MKIYITADMEGVNGVVLREQVDPTTREYEMARGWMVAEVNAAIEGAVAGGATEVIVNDSHNNMANLPVDRLHPAARLVSGPGKPFSMMQEIDGSCAGAFFLGYHAAFGTPLAVLEHTWAYSYVDAIRINGVQVGEFGLNAGLAGYYGVPTLLVTGDRAVVAEARALLPGVGAVVVKEGRGRNCAVCEPFSQSLEAIRREAEAAVRAIATHPPLGFTPPLTLEYLFPKVEMAEAAMLLPGAERSGMRSVLCHPADYPGLYRQFLALFRLAKSV is encoded by the coding sequence ATGAAGATCTACATTACCGCAGACATGGAAGGGGTCAACGGGGTAGTACTGCGTGAGCAGGTCGACCCGACCACCCGGGAGTATGAGATGGCCCGAGGCTGGATGGTCGCCGAGGTCAATGCGGCCATCGAGGGTGCGGTAGCCGGCGGTGCGACAGAAGTAATCGTCAACGATTCGCACAACAACATGGCCAACCTGCCCGTGGACCGCCTCCATCCCGCAGCCCGCTTGGTTTCCGGCCCCGGCAAGCCCTTCTCAATGATGCAGGAGATCGATGGCTCCTGCGCCGGCGCTTTTTTTCTCGGTTATCATGCCGCCTTTGGGACACCGCTGGCGGTCCTTGAGCACACCTGGGCCTACTCTTATGTCGACGCGATTCGTATTAATGGTGTGCAAGTCGGTGAATTCGGACTCAATGCCGGGCTCGCCGGCTACTACGGCGTTCCCACCCTGCTGGTAACCGGCGACCGCGCCGTCGTCGCGGAAGCGCGCGCCCTCCTGCCCGGCGTGGGTGCAGTGGTCGTCAAGGAAGGGCGCGGCCGCAATTGTGCCGTCTGCGAGCCCTTTTCGCAAAGTCTCGAAGCGATCCGCAGGGAAGCGGAGGCGGCAGTCCGGGCCATCGCGACCCACCCGCCGCTTGGTTTTACGCCGCCCTTGACGCTCGAATATCTCTTTCCCAAGGTCGAGATGGCCGAGGCCGCGATGCTGCTTCCGGGCGCAGAACGGAGCGGCATGCGCAGCGTTCTCTGCCACCCGGCCGACTATCCCGGGCTCTACCGTCAATTCCTCGCTCTTTTCCGCCTCGCCAAATCAGTCTGA